Proteins from one Escherichia coli genomic window:
- the fucK gene encoding L-fuculokinase, with product MKQEVILVLDCGATNVRAIAVNRQGKIVARASTPNASDIAVENNTWHQWSLDAILQRFADCCRQINSELTECHIRGIAVTTFGVDGALVDKQGNLLYPIISWKCPRTAAVMDNIERLISAQQLQAISGVGAFSFNTLYKLVWLKENHPQLLERAHAWLFISSLINHRLTGEFTTDITMAGTSQMLDIQQRDFSPQILQATGIPRRLFPRLVEAGEQIGTLQNSAAAMLGLPVGIPVISAGHDTQFALFGAGAEQNEPVLSSGTWEILMVRSTQVDTSLLSQYADSTCELDSQAGLYNPGMQWLASGVLEWVRKLFWTAETPWQMLIEEARLIAPGADGVKMQCDLLSCQNAGWQGVTLNTTRGHFYRAALEGLTAQLQRNLQMLEKIGHFKASELLLVGGGSRNTLWNQIKANMLDIPVKVLDDAETTVAGAALFGWYGVGEFNSPEEARAQIHYQYRYFYPQTEPEFIEEV from the coding sequence ATGAAACAAGAAGTTATCCTGGTACTCGACTGTGGCGCAACCAATGTCAGGGCCATCGCGGTTAATCGGCAGGGAAAAATTGTTGCCCGCGCCTCAACGCCTAATGCCAGCGATATCGCGGTGGAAAACAACACCTGGCACCAGTGGTCTTTAGACGCCATTTTGCAACGCTTTGCTGATTGCTGTCGGCAAATCAATAGTGAACTGACTGAATGCCACATCCGCGGTATCGCCGTCACCACCTTTGGTGTGGATGGCGCTCTGGTAGATAAGCAAGGCAATCTGCTCTATCCGATCATTAGCTGGAAATGTCCGCGAACAGCAGCGGTAATGGACAATATTGAACGGTTGATCTCCGCACAGCAGTTGCAGGCTATTTCTGGCGTCGGAGCCTTTAGTTTCAATACGTTATATAAATTGGTGTGGTTGAAAGAAAATCATCCACAACTGCTGGAACGCGCGCACGCCTGGCTCTTTATTTCGTCGCTGATTAACCACCGTTTAACCGGCGAATTCACTACTGATATCACGATGGCCGGAACCAGCCAGATGCTGGATATCCAGCAACGCGATTTCAGTCCGCAAATTTTACAAGCCACCGGTATTCCACGTCGTCTCTTCCCTCGTCTGGTGGAAGCGGGTGAACAGATTGGTACGTTACAGAACAGCGCCGCAGCAATGCTCGGCTTACCCGTTGGCATACCGGTGATTTCCGCAGGTCACGATACCCAGTTCGCCCTTTTTGGCGCTGGTGCCGAACAAAATGAACCCGTGCTCTCTTCCGGTACATGGGAAATTTTAATGGTCCGCAGTACGCAGGTTGATACTTCACTGTTAAGTCAGTACGCCGATTCCACCTGCGAACTGGATAGTCAGGCAGGGTTGTATAACCCAGGTATGCAATGGCTGGCATCCGGCGTGCTGGAATGGGTGAGAAAGCTGTTCTGGACGGCTGAAACTCCCTGGCAAATGTTGATTGAAGAGGCTCGTCTGATCGCGCCTGGCGCGGATGGCGTGAAAATGCAGTGTGATTTATTGTCGTGTCAGAACGCTGGCTGGCAAGGAGTGACGCTTAATACCACGCGGGGGCATTTCTATCGCGCGGCGCTGGAAGGGTTAACCGCGCAATTACAGCGCAATCTACAGATGCTGGAAAAAATCGGGCACTTTAAAGCCTCTGAATTATTGTTAGTCGGTGGAGGAAGTCGCAACACATTGTGGAATCAGATTAAAGCCAATATGCTTGATATTCCGGTAAAAGTTCTCGACGACGCCGAAACGACCGTCGCAGGAGCTGCGCTGTTCGGTTGGTATGGCGTAGGGGAATTTAACAGCCCGGAAGAAGCTCGCGCGCAGATTCATTATCAGTACCGTTATTTCTACCCACAAACTGAACCTGAATTTATAGAGGAAGTGTGA
- the fucU gene encoding L-fucose mutarotase, translating to MLKTISPLISPELLKVLAEMGHGDEIIFSDAHFPAHSMGPQVIRADGLLVSDLLQAIIPLFELDSYAPPLVMMAAVEGDTLDPEVERRYRNALSLQAPCPDIIRINRFAFYERAQKAFAIVITGERAKYGNILLKKGVTP from the coding sequence ATGCTGAAAACAATTTCGCCGTTAATTTCTCCCGAACTATTGAAAGTGCTGGCAGAGATGGGACATGGAGATGAAATTATTTTTTCCGATGCTCACTTTCCCGCCCATTCGATGGGACCGCAGGTGATCCGTGCTGATGGCCTGTTGGTGAGCGACTTACTCCAGGCGATTATCCCGTTATTTGAACTGGACAGTTATGCACCGCCGCTGGTGATGATGGCAGCGGTAGAGGGTGACACTCTCGATCCTGAAGTAGAACGACGTTATCGAAATGCGCTTTCACTACAAGCCCCCTGTCCTGACATCATCCGCATCAATCGTTTTGCGTTTTATGAACGGGCGCAAAAAGCCTTTGCGATCGTTATCACAGGCGAACGAGCGAAGTACGGGAATATTCTTTTAAAAAAAGGGGTAACACCGTAA
- the fucR gene encoding L-fucose operon activator has protein sequence MKAARQQAIVDLLLNHTSLTTEALSEQLKVSKETIRRDLNELQTQGKILRNHGRAKYIHRQNQDSGDPFHIRLKSHYAHKADIAREALAWIEEGMVIALDASSTCWYLARQLPDINIQVFTNSHPICHELGKRERIQLISSGGTLERKYGCYVNPSLISQLKSLEIDLFIFSCEGIDSSGALWDSNAINADYKSMLLKRAAQSLLLIDKSKFNRSGEARIGHLDEVTHIISDERQVAASLVTA, from the coding sequence ATGAAAGCGGCACGCCAGCAAGCGATAGTCGACCTGCTGCTGAACCATACCAGCCTGACCACGGAAGCGCTCTCTGAACAGCTAAAGGTCAGTAAAGAAACCATTCGTCGCGATCTCAATGAATTACAGACGCAGGGTAAAATTCTGCGCAATCATGGGCGCGCTAAATATATCCACCGTCAAAATCAAGACAGTGGCGATCCCTTTCACATCCGGCTGAAAAGCCATTATGCGCATAAAGCAGATATCGCGCGCGAGGCGCTCGCGTGGATTGAAGAAGGGATGGTGATAGCCTTAGACGCCAGTTCAACCTGCTGGTATCTGGCACGCCAGTTGCCTGACATCAACATCCAGGTCTTCACCAATAGCCATCCGATTTGCCATGAACTCGGTAAACGTGAACGCATTCAACTGATCAGTTCCGGCGGCACACTTGAGCGCAAATATGGCTGTTACGTCAATCCCTCGCTGATTTCCCAACTTAAATCGCTGGAAATCGATCTGTTTATTTTTTCTTGTGAAGGGATCGATAGCAGCGGTGCACTGTGGGACTCCAATGCCATCAACGCTGATTACAAATCGATGCTATTAAAACGTGCCGCGCAATCGTTGTTATTGATTGATAAAAGTAAATTTAATCGTTCAGGGGAAGCCCGCATCGGGCATCTGGATGAGGTCACGCACATTATTTCTGATGAGCGCCAGGTTGCGGCTTCTTTGGTAACAGCCTGA